A window of the Hordeum vulgare subsp. vulgare chromosome 5H, MorexV3_pseudomolecules_assembly, whole genome shotgun sequence genome harbors these coding sequences:
- the LOC123395657 gene encoding uncharacterized protein LOC123395657 codes for MAREMEKARKATSPKSSSTSSGPKSPTRNGGSPPHKKNIPEARPKNEQQNFRKGGQDSATHDESKRRSPTSQTSPKRSTKHEQPLSYCRLHTEERAIRRAGYNYQIASKINTEEIIRRFEDKLSQVMEEREIKLMRKEMVPKAQLMPAFDKPFHPQRSRRPLTVPKEPSFLRLKCCIGGEFHRHFCYNAGGGAKAVK; via the exons ATGGCTAGAGAGATGGAGAAGGCAAGGAAGGCCACCTCCCCTAAG AGCTCATCAACTAGTTCAGGTCCGAAAAGCCCAACAAGGAACGGAGGGTCCCCACCTCATAAGAAGAACATCCCCGAG GCACGACCAAAAAATGAGCAGCAAAACTTCCGTAAAGGAGGTCAAGACTCGGCAACTCATGATGAAAGCAAACGCCGTTCTCCAACTTCACAAACCTCACCCAAG AGATCGACAAAGCACGAGCAACCACTGAGCTACTGCAGGCTTCACACCGAGGAGCGGGCCATAAGGCGAGCTGGTTACAATTACCAG ATTGCAAGCAAGATAAATACCGAGGAAATTATTCGGAGATTTGAGGACAAGTTATCACAG GTGATGGAGGAGCGTGAAATCAAGCTGATGAGGAAGGAGATGGTTCCAAAGGCCCAACTTATGCCAGCATTTGACAAGCCATTCCACCCACAAAG GTCGAGGAGGCCCCTCACCGTCCCCAAGGAGCCGAGCTTCCTGAGGCTCAAGTGCTGCATCGGCGGCGAGTTCCACCGCCACTTCTGCTACAACGCCGGCGGCGGCGCCAAGGCCGTCAAGTGA